Proteins encoded in a region of the Macaca mulatta isolate MMU2019108-1 chromosome X, T2T-MMU8v2.0, whole genome shotgun sequence genome:
- the PRPS1 gene encoding ribose-phosphate pyrophosphokinase 1, whose product MPNIKIFSGSSHQDLSQKIADRLGLELGKVVTKKFSNQETCVEIGESVRGEDVYIVQSGCGEINDNLMELLIMINACKIASASRVTAVIPCFPYARQDKKDKSRAPISAKLVANMLSVAGADHIITMDLHASQIQGFFDIPVDNLYAEPAVLKWIRENISEWRNCTIVSPDAGGAKRVTSIADRLNVDFALIHKERKKANEVDRMVLVGDVKDRVAILVDDMADTCGTICHAADKLLSAGATRVYAILTHGIFSGPAISRINNACFEAVVVTNTIPQEDKMKHCSKIQVIDISMILAEAIRRTHNGESVSYLFSHVPL is encoded by the exons ATGCCGAATATCAAAATCTTCAGCGGCAGCTCCCACCAGGATTTATCTCAGAAAATTGCTGACCGCCTGGGCCTGGAGCTAGGTAAGGTGGTGACGAAGAAATTCAGCAACCAGGAGACCTG TGTGGAAATTGGTGAAAGTGTACGTGGAGAGGATGTCTACATCGTTCAGAGTGGTTGTGGTGAAATCAATGACAATTTAATGGAGCTTTTGATCATGATTAATGCCTGCAAGATTGCTTCAGCCAGCCGGGTTACTGCAGTCATCCCATGCTTCCCTTATGCCCGGCAGGATAAGAAAGATAAG AGCCGGGCACCAATCTCAGCCAAGCTTGTTGCAAATATGCTATCTGTAGCAGGTGCAGATCATATTATCACCATGGACCTACATGCTTCTCAAATTCAG GGCTTTTTTGATATCCCAGTAGACAATTTGTATGCAGAGCCGGCTGTCCTAAAGTGGATAAGGGAGAATATCTCTGAGTGGAGGAACTGCACTATTGTCTCACCTGATGCTGGTGGAGCTAAGAG AGTGACCTCCATTGCAGACAGGCTGAATGTGGACTTTGCCTTGATTCACAAAGAGCGGAAGAAGGCCAATGAAGTGGACCGCATGGTGCTTGTGGGAGATGTGAAGGATCGGGTGGCCATCCTTGTGGATGATATGGCTGACACTTGTGGCACAATCTGCCATGCAGCTGACAA acTTCTCTCAGCTGGAGCCACCAGAGTTTATGCCATCTTGACTCATGGAATTTTCTCCGGTCCGGCTATTTCTCGCATCAACAACGCATGCTTTGAGGCAGTAGTAGTCACCAATACCATACCTCAGGAGGACAAGATGAAGCATTGCTCCAAAATACAG GTGATTGACATCTCTATGATCCTTGCAGAAGCCATCAGGAGAACTCACAATGGAGAATCCGTTTCTTACCTATTCAGCCATGTCCCTTTATAA
- the PRPS1 gene encoding ribose-phosphate pyrophosphokinase 1 isoform X1, whose product MELLIMINACKIASASRVTAVIPCFPYARQDKKDKSRAPISAKLVANMLSVAGADHIITMDLHASQIQGFFDIPVDNLYAEPAVLKWIRENISEWRNCTIVSPDAGGAKRVTSIADRLNVDFALIHKERKKANEVDRMVLVGDVKDRVAILVDDMADTCGTICHAADKLLSAGATRVYAILTHGIFSGPAISRINNACFEAVVVTNTIPQEDKMKHCSKIQVIDISMILAEAIRRTHNGESVSYLFSHVPL is encoded by the exons ATGGAGCTTTTGATCATGATTAATGCCTGCAAGATTGCTTCAGCCAGCCGGGTTACTGCAGTCATCCCATGCTTCCCTTATGCCCGGCAGGATAAGAAAGATAAG AGCCGGGCACCAATCTCAGCCAAGCTTGTTGCAAATATGCTATCTGTAGCAGGTGCAGATCATATTATCACCATGGACCTACATGCTTCTCAAATTCAG GGCTTTTTTGATATCCCAGTAGACAATTTGTATGCAGAGCCGGCTGTCCTAAAGTGGATAAGGGAGAATATCTCTGAGTGGAGGAACTGCACTATTGTCTCACCTGATGCTGGTGGAGCTAAGAG AGTGACCTCCATTGCAGACAGGCTGAATGTGGACTTTGCCTTGATTCACAAAGAGCGGAAGAAGGCCAATGAAGTGGACCGCATGGTGCTTGTGGGAGATGTGAAGGATCGGGTGGCCATCCTTGTGGATGATATGGCTGACACTTGTGGCACAATCTGCCATGCAGCTGACAA acTTCTCTCAGCTGGAGCCACCAGAGTTTATGCCATCTTGACTCATGGAATTTTCTCCGGTCCGGCTATTTCTCGCATCAACAACGCATGCTTTGAGGCAGTAGTAGTCACCAATACCATACCTCAGGAGGACAAGATGAAGCATTGCTCCAAAATACAG GTGATTGACATCTCTATGATCCTTGCAGAAGCCATCAGGAGAACTCACAATGGAGAATCCGTTTCTTACCTATTCAGCCATGTCCCTTTATAA
- the PRPS1 gene encoding ribose-phosphate pyrophosphokinase 1 isoform X2, with the protein MLSVAGADHIITMDLHASQIQGFFDIPVDNLYAEPAVLKWIRENISEWRNCTIVSPDAGGAKRVTSIADRLNVDFALIHKERKKANEVDRMVLVGDVKDRVAILVDDMADTCGTICHAADKLLSAGATRVYAILTHGIFSGPAISRINNACFEAVVVTNTIPQEDKMKHCSKIQVIDISMILAEAIRRTHNGESVSYLFSHVPL; encoded by the exons ATGCTATCTGTAGCAGGTGCAGATCATATTATCACCATGGACCTACATGCTTCTCAAATTCAG GGCTTTTTTGATATCCCAGTAGACAATTTGTATGCAGAGCCGGCTGTCCTAAAGTGGATAAGGGAGAATATCTCTGAGTGGAGGAACTGCACTATTGTCTCACCTGATGCTGGTGGAGCTAAGAG AGTGACCTCCATTGCAGACAGGCTGAATGTGGACTTTGCCTTGATTCACAAAGAGCGGAAGAAGGCCAATGAAGTGGACCGCATGGTGCTTGTGGGAGATGTGAAGGATCGGGTGGCCATCCTTGTGGATGATATGGCTGACACTTGTGGCACAATCTGCCATGCAGCTGACAA acTTCTCTCAGCTGGAGCCACCAGAGTTTATGCCATCTTGACTCATGGAATTTTCTCCGGTCCGGCTATTTCTCGCATCAACAACGCATGCTTTGAGGCAGTAGTAGTCACCAATACCATACCTCAGGAGGACAAGATGAAGCATTGCTCCAAAATACAG GTGATTGACATCTCTATGATCCTTGCAGAAGCCATCAGGAGAACTCACAATGGAGAATCCGTTTCTTACCTATTCAGCCATGTCCCTTTATAA